AAGCCCATCTCGAGCTGTGCAGGAACATCCACTGCccctgaagagcagcagggtgggcatCGCCAGGAAAGGgggatggaatggaatggaatggaatggaatggaatggaatggaatggaatggaatggaatggaatggaatggagtGGGATATTTCCCTGGAAGGGATCTACAACAGCTGCAGGATTTAAAAACAGCACCACTGCCATCAGAGCTGACACCCAGCCTCTTTTCCTTCGCAATGAATGGGATAAATCCCATGGAACCATGGAGctgttcaggctggaaaagccaggATACATCCCATGGAACCATGGAGCTGTTCAGGTCAGAAAAGCCAGGATACATCCCATGGAACCATGGAGCTGTTCAGGTCAGAAAAGCCAGGATACATCCCATGGAACCATGGAGCTGTTCGGGTCAGAAAAGCCAGGATACATCCCATGGAACCATGGAGctgttcaggctggaaaagccaggATACATCCCATGGAACCATGGAGCTGTTCAGGTCGAAAAGCCAGGATACATCCCATGGAACCATGGAGCTGTTCATGTTGGAAAAGCCAGGATACATCCCATGGAACCATGGAGctgttcaggctggaaaagccaggATACATCCCATGGAACCATGGAGCTGTTCAGGTCAAAGACAGGATACATCCCATGGAACCATGGAGCTGTTCAGGGAAAAGCCAGGATACATCCCATGGAACCATGGAGCTGTTCAGGATACCCTCTGGGCTGTCGCAGAGCAGGTACATCCCATGGACCATGGAGCTGTTCAGGCTGGAAAGCAGGATACATCCCATGGAACCATGGAGCTGTTCAGGCAGAAAAGCCAGGATACATCCCATGGAACCATGGAGCTGTTCATGTCGGAAAAGCCAGGATACATCCCATGGAACCATGGAGCTGTTCATGTTGGAAAAGCCAGGATACATCCCATGGAACCATGGAGCTGTTCAGGTCAGAAAAGCCAGGATACATCCCATGGAACCATGGAGCTGTTCGGGTCAGAAAAGCCAGGATACATCCCATGGAACCATGGAGctgttcaggctggaaaagccaggATACATCCCATGGAACCATGGAGCTGTTCATGTCGGAAAAGCCAGGATACATCCCATGGAACCATGGAGCTGTTCAGGTCAGAAAAGCCAGGATACATCCCATGGAACCATGGAGCTGTTCGTCAGAAAAGCAGGATACATCCCATGGAACCATGGAGctgttcaggctggaaaagccaggATACATCCCATGGAACCATGGAGCTGTTCAGGTCAGAAAAGCCAGGATACATCCCATGGAACCATGGATTTTCTGTTAAAAGAGATACATCCCATGAACCATGGAGCTGTTCAGGTCAGAAAAGCCAGGATACATCCCATGGAACCATGGAGCTGTTCGGGTCAGAAAAGCCAGGATACATCCCATGGAACCATGGAGCTGTTCATGTTGGAAAAGCCAGGATACATCCCATGGAACCATGGAGCTGTTCGGGTCAGAAAAGCCAGGATACATCCCATGGAACCATGGAGCTGTTCATGTTGGAAAAGCCAGGATACATCCCATGGAACCATGGAGCTGTTCATAACCCATGGAACCATGGAGctgttcaggctggaaaagccaggATACATCCCATGGAACCATGGAGCTGTTCAGGCTGGAAAGGCCAGGATACATCCCATGGAAccatggagcagcagccccccagcccggccccacACCTCTGGGGTTTCTGTGCTTGAGATGACCCCCAGGtattaaaaagtctcttttttcccagccccacgcTCAAATAAGGAGCTGAGATtcatcagttctgcttttcaaggttgtttattttctcttatctattccattctttctctgagctgctgagatctgtccagcaggtcgggttgtggcacagtccctgccctttgggtggtgttggctttttatactaagaactacgtgtactttatttacaataattttccaatacctgtcacctatgttagacagtctcTCTCTGCTCTAAACCAATCCgaaagtgccaccatcacagcagaagatggaggacaagaagaagaaggacaggacacactcagattcctccatcttgcctcctgaaccgCCATtctaaacccccaaaattccactttttcACCCTATgacaaattcactgtcattctgctcaaactcttgtggcttgtacaccttcacacaaagttgggaattgtttccatgggctaaaatcaaagcCCCGGGTGtctgtgactctgtgccaaggtctctgagccccctaCCAGCTCCCAAATTAATGGTGTGTGTTAATTCGGCAGCTAATCCCcctcccagaagaaaaaaacaaccttaaAAATTATCATAATGCTTCTCATTTTCGGTGCTGTGCTGCTAACGTGTTTAAGACGTTTTAATAAATGAGAGGCCTTAATTAGAGCAGAGTGAGCCCTACAGGGCCCCTCCACATAAAATACACATGTGTAGGATGAGAGAAGGAAGAGTTGGGTCCTTTCAAGGCAGACCCTTCCCTCATCCCTCCATCTCAGCCTTCTCCATAAAGCAATCCAGGATTCCTTTCATTCAAAGCATAGACTTTAAATTCCTACACCCATCTCAGGGCCGTATTAAATATTAAAGCCAGATATTAAAATTTCAAGGGGCCTAAATTAAACCGGAGGTACTCAAAAATAAGTGTTGCTGAATATTTAATGGCAAAGATTTCGTAATTAACTTTAGAAATCTCTCACAcccaggcagagaggagctgcccagTGAAATGTGACCATCCCAGTGACCTtccagggggctgcagcaggtgctgaaAGATTCAGGTTCCTTGGGCTCTGTGGAGTTCCTGTGGCTTCCCAAGGAAGCCTTGCCAgccctcctccttcccaaaatcaaaaccatcTAGTGGGAAAATCAACCTCACTTGGAAATTAGATTTGCAGTTAGACAAGTGATGCATCTGATGGAATTCTTTTCTAAAAGTGAAGGATTCATTTCTAAGGACGGGAGACCTATTCCATATAAAGCAATGCTCGCTGTAGAACTGTAACACacagaattatttcagtttt
This Camarhynchus parvulus chromosome 8, STF_HiC, whole genome shotgun sequence DNA region includes the following protein-coding sequences:
- the LOC115906379 gene encoding uncharacterized protein LOC115906379, which gives rise to MASAKCHRTRDRVCLQFCYKITFSELSKPISSCAGTSTAPEEQQGGHRQERGMEWNGMEWNGMEWNGMEWNGMEWSGIFPWKGSTTAAGFKNSTTAIRADTQPLFLRNEWDKSHGTMELFRLEKPGYIPWNHGAVQVRKARIHPMEPWSCSGQKSQDTSHGTMELFGSEKPGYIPWNHGAVQAGKARIHPMEPWSCSGRKARIHPMEPWSCSCWKSQDTSHGTMELFRLEKPGYIPWNHGAVQVRKARIHPMEPWSCSGQKSQDTSHGTMELFRLEKPGYIPWNHGAVHVGKARIHPMEPWSCSGQKSQDTSHGTMELGLQQVLKDSGSLGSVEFLWLPKEALPALLLPKIKTI